The DNA window GTCCCTGTGACTGGGGTCCCAGGGAagccaactgaggtcactcaattagggtgacctGCAACAAATGGGCAGGCAAACCCccagctggtggatattccaatacttagatttaccaagtcaGCTTCTGTTATGCCTCattggttactcagaagtcaacaacacagttcccttaaagcagccCAGCCTCAAGCCTCCACCTAGAcgcccaagtcaaatatgatgaggatcaatgaaaatcttatttatcatataaaacaaaaggttctaccaatcccaaagaatcGGACAcgttacctcccaggttaatgaatattccagatcttacccaaatccACGTTTACAGCtgattcttattaactaaatttaaatttattaaaatagaaaagagagagagaatgggttAAAAGaacagtatacatacagacatgagtataattcttgaggttcagatttaTAGCTTTGTAGATGCagagagttctttcagaaatagtccataggttatagtccaatgtttatattcaggGAGGTCCTGTCAGAACTAGGATCTCAGTCCTTGTGACTTAggtttcccctgcatgaagcctcaagcagatctgagataaacagGCTCAGAACCCAAGGGTCTGTTATACAACTCCAGGCCTTCTTGGATAGCTTGGAGTCCCTAGGCCAACAGTAGGCAATCAGGGTGACTTTGAAGTAGGTCCATCACTAGTAATTAGCTACgcgaattaacataaggcagttgcctgtttttccaccattCGCAGATGATTGgctgtacatttcaaagagagaggaATACAGCGATATCCTgcatttacaattcatttaaatgctaagatgttcctttgttctctgaatTAACAGGATACAGCctagacagggactgtttgattACATTTTTGACCTCTACCAATATATCTGTaaatagaaaaaaacatttttaagggCTGTATTTGAGTCGtttatcctgcaggatgcttaaccctttccgGTCATGTGTCACAGTCCCACACTggctgagccacagcagcagccagagacacCCGAGAGATCCTATGGCCAGCCTGGAGATCCCGTGACTGGGAGATCACACAATCGCTCTGTTGCAAGGCCCAGCCCCCCGGGATCTCCCATCTCTGATCAGGGcgcgccccccgccccggcctgtCAGTTACATGCTGGCCTGTTGTGTTGCAGGACGCCCAGTGACTACATCGCGGCCATCCTGGAGCTCAGCTCCCTGGTGGTGCGACGCCAGCACTGCCTGCTCCTGTACTGGGACTTCCTGTACCACCTGACGCCCGATGGGTGGCGCTTCCGGCGCGCCTGCGACACCGTGCACCGCTTCACAGCCGACGTGGTGCAGCGGCGCCACCAGGCCCTGAACTGCCTGGGCAGGGAGGCCTGGCTCAAATCCAAGCAGGGCAAGACGGTGGACTTCATAGACATCCTGCTCCTGGCCAAGGTAACATGGTGGGGGCCTGCCccatggtggtgggggggaggtcaCTGATGTCCTGCTATTGGCCAAGGTAGCACAGTGGGAGGCCGTGCCctagggagctgggggttggttGACGTCCGGGCAGGGCGTTGCCAGGTGGAAGGTGCTGTGTGATGTCTGTCACACCAGGactcgccccccagcccagctctctggAGCGGTCCAGCCAGAGCTGccttcccagcatgctcagcgtGAAGCAATATAAACTGCACTTGGCGCCATGGGACCAGCACCTCTGGGGAGCTCGAACaccagagccaggctgggcatgcggggaggggagcccaccttggggcctggggctgtggggcagggcaggggctgcctctttccttgggctggggtggaggggagatggCCTAGTTCACTCCACCCCGAGATGTCCCATCCTCCCAGGCTCTGAGATGGGGCAGGCGTGGGCCGGGCCCCGTGGGGAGCCAGGTTACCCGTCCAGCAGTGTGTGCTCTGTGCAGGATGAGGACGGCCAGGACCTGTCAGAGGAGGACATCGCAGCCGAGGCCGACACCTTCATGTTTGAGGGTGAGAAGCCaccctggggaggggatggggggcccTCCTGCTGACCTAACAGCCTCATGTGGGGGGATGGGtgtcagagtgtgggggagtcagggccctgcaccccccacttcctgcgattcaccgtgactctcagccagccagtaaaacagaaggtttattagaccaCAGGAACACAGTCTCAAGCAGGGCTTGTGGGTAGAACCAGGGCCTCTCAACCAGGTCCCCCTTTGGGGCAAGGAtgttagaccccagacttggggttccctgcctgttcccagccagcccaaaactgaaaccaaaaacccctccagcaggctctctccctgggcaaaggtgtcgactccccacccccttcctggctcaggttacaggttcAGGTAccatccctcacctaaagtcatcccctgctctcccatcccccatgcagacagccccagtaaaactaaaggactttcccaggtcaatccaccctgctccctactgcgtcacaatCGGGTCTCGGCAGATGACATGGCTCTGGTGGGGAGGCCAGGACAGCTGGGTTCAGTCCCTGGCTCTGAGTGACCTGAGTGTGCCTTTTCATGAAATGGGGCTAAGTCAGATCTGCCCCTGGGCACTGCCAGACAGTCCCAGCAATGGAGGCGGGGTGCTAGAGGGGGCAGATGCTCAGTCACCCCACTCGCCTCCCATGCACAAGGGCCTGGAGTTCACAGCTGGCACTGCCAGAGAGTCACAGGGAGCGAGGCCTCAGTAGAGGtgctggcaggagctgagccaggcagggtccctccagccccggactctccatgttccctctctgccccctggcgtGGCGGCTCTCATGCTGCGCTGGCCTCTCTCTGCAGGCCACGACACCACAGCCAGTGGCCTCTCTTGGGTGCTGTATAACCTGGCCTGTCACCCTGAGTACCAGGAGCGCTGCCGCGAGGAGATCAAGGACTTAATGCGGGACAAGGAGTCAGAGGAGATTGAATGGTGAGATGGCTGCTccggctgcagtgctggctctgTCCAGTGCAGTGCGGACCCCCAGCACCACCACTTCCAGGGCCTGTGGGGCCTCCCCCACCCTTTAGTCCCagcacagcccccgccccacatgTGAGGGTTAGCACagctgctgccctcccctccccgctgggGTCCCTTCACCTCTGCCAGCCCCACAAGCTAGAGGGCTTCCCCTGCAAGATGGGCCTAGGCTGCTCCCCAGTGCCCGAGGGCCCTGCCGCTCTGGGTTTTGCATGCCCCTCCGGATGCCCAAGGGCGCTGCCACTCAGGTGTacgtgcccctcccccgccgctcACGGTGTCAAAGGTCCCCTCAGTGCCAGCTCCATGCAGATGTGACTCTGTCCCAACCCTGGTGCCTGGCTCATGGGTTCACACTGGGCCTCTCATGCATCCACCTCTGGGGCCAGCGCTAAGCTCTGCTCTCTGCAGGGAGGACCTGTCCCAGATGCCCTTCTGCACCATGTGCATCAAGGAGAGTCTGCGCCTGCACCCACCCGTCACGGCCGTGTCCCGGCGCTGCACCGGGGACATCAAACTGCCCGACGGACGTGTCCTACCCAAAGGTACcagcctccttccctgccccccacccaggggcatgGCACCAGAGCTGGGCCCATAACCCCTGAGGTGCtcaacccctcccctccttctccctctcctctctaACGAGGCAGTTTCCTCTCTGGCAGGGAACGTCTGTCTGATCAGTATCTACGGGACACATCACAATCCTGCTGTCTGGCCGGAGCCCCAGGTATCGCTGGTCACTCTGTTCTACCCTTTGGCTCTACTCCACCCCACGGCCACTTCcagcgtggcactagggggcgctgtgctgcagggggcaggattaGGGGGCTCGGTAGGGGGTGCTGTCCCCTCGCAGTCACTGCTGACCCAGTGCCTAACatagcactagggggcgctgtgctgcaaggggtgggattggggggctcagtagggggtgctgtcCCCTCACAGTCACTGCTGACCCAGTGCCTCACatagcactagggggcgctgtgctgcaagggGTGGGATTGGGGAGCTCGGTAGGGGGAGCTGTCCTCTCACAGTCACTGCTGACTCAGTGCTCCGgcgtggcactagggggtgctgaaaCAGCAGCAGTCTAGCAGCTACCTATTCCCAGCGACCCTCCCCAGAGAGgaagcttccccccgcccccgagcttgCCTAGAGGGGAGTGAGGGTCGCACCCCCATTCacactgggcagggctgggtcacTGGGCTCGGCCCGGCTCTGAGTGCTGGGTGGAGGCAGAACCATCCCCGCTGCCAGCGCATGGTCCCAGTGGGCAGCTCAGTCTTGGGGAGCCTGGTGTCCATGCTGTACTGGGGGCGGGAGCTGCCTTTGCTCCCTCCTCGgctcagggacccccccccccccagctcccctcaccaTGCCCTGTGCTCGCTGCTCCAGGTCTATAACCCGCACCGCTTCGACCCAGAGAACTCCAAGAACAAGCCCCCACTGGCCTTCATTCCCTTCTCTGCTGGACCGAGGTAACCTGCCTGCTGGGCTCAGAGCCCCTCGCCGCACAaactgccccctcctctgccacAAGGAACTCATGGTTCAAGGAGACAAACAGTggttgagggctgggaggagggggccgGGTGTGGCCCCTGGGGCAGCTGGACCTGGAACTGGGGGACAGTTGCTTTCATGATATTTCTAAGTTCGTTCCCGAGCATGGTGAAGTCCAGGGCCCCTGCTGCAGGGACGAGGCCATGGGGCTTTGGGATCCAGCCTGAGggtttcaggatctggccctcgaATCCGGTTACTGAGCTTTGGGTTCTGTCCCTCGTCCACatggtggcaggctccagccctgggctcatcccctccctcccatctctCAGTCCCCGCTGCCTCCTCAGGCCCAAGACTTCAACCGCATGCTCCATTCCTTGGCCGCAAGGCTCCAGGGCCCAGGATCTGGCCAAGGGTCTTCTGGCTCTGGTCCCTAGCTGTGAGGCAGCGGGTGCCGGCCCCAGGCTCACCCACCCCCCATTGTCCcggcccactctgcctcctccggcCCTGGGCTTTGTCCACATGCTCAATCCCCAGCCACGGGGCTTCAAGCTCAGGCCACGGGATCCGGCTGCAGGGTGTTTGgctctctggctctggctcttggCCATGCACTGGCAGGTGCAGGCCCCTATCTCACCCCCCCACCTCCATTAACTTTGGCCCCTGCTGCCACTCCCACTCCCCCCATTGTCCATGGGACCACTGCCTCCTCCAGCTCCCTGTctgttcccccccactgccctggggctccgctgcctccctacccacctccccatccagggcttaatttgtctgtttgttaatgtcacttttcacagcagactgagAAGCGAGCTGGGAGACTGTGAAAAGCGACATTAACATACAagtgtcacttttcacagcagcagatttACTAGCTCGCAAGGCTAAAAATAACCAAcgcaaccaaaaaagcaaaagaaactacaacaaaaaagacaagaacgTGCAGAGCCCCTTGTTTGCGTTTCTATTCTGCTTAGGGCCAGTGAAGAATAAAGACAACTGGACTTTATTTTTACTATTCagtctgcaaaaaaaccccaaatcctcCATAAATAAATGACACTGCTTTGGACATGGGTATGTgcacatttgttttttttcctaatattatttaagtattttaggaacaagggtcagagcggccaccagcaagagtggCCCCCGCTGGTGCGGGGCCCTTGCGCAATGGTTGGGGTTAAGAAAATTGGGGGAGATGAAAGAACTGAGTGTTGACCTGTGAGCGACTGGTTCTTGGAACACCAGGGTTGTGCAGAGTCGCAGTGAACACCGTTGTGTGGTGCTATCGAGCTGGCTTCATTTGCTACGTGGAAAAATGGAGCAGGATATTACACAGCATGAACTGGTTTGCTTCATTACTAATGTGTCGTGTAACCAGTGACTGGAGTCTTTGTATTCGCACATTTGTGTCTGAACGGGGTGGGGGCCccaatgttctttgtgcccaggccCTCAATACATTTGAACCAGCTCTGCCTGCTGTGACCCAGAGGCTGGCGCCCAGTCACTGGCAGGGAGACTCTGGGCAGCTGAGGGGAGCGAGGGGCAGCAAAGACCCAGGTCTCATTGCCCAGTTGTTTGTGTtatactcccccacccccctcttctctgcctgcggggtgtgacaGCAGCACCCACATGGGTAACGCCACCTGCAGCAGGGAACCTTGGGCCGGGTTCCCCAGCACACCAGGCCCAGCAGCTCCAGGCGTTTGAACGTGGCAGAAAGGCTGATGTTCAAACAACCCAGCGGctgaaaaataaaaccagaaTAACAGACCTCCTGGATGTAGCTGCTTCTACACCACgcaggcaggagcccagccccagctgtgctgcctgggCAAAAGGGCCAGGGGTTAACACCCCCCCCCGACCCTGTCCTGTGAGACtgctggggtgggcggggggcaCTCACTTTGACAGTGGGTTACACAGCTGTTTACTAGATGGCAGCAGGATATTGGGACTCAGGAGTCTTGGGTTTTGCGTCTGTCTTGCGGAGGAGAGACAGGAGTCACAGCCCGTAGCTGGGTGGCAGGACTCCCCGAGTCTATTtctggctctaggaggggagtgggatttAATGGATTATAGTGTcagagatttcaaggccagaaggaaccactgtgctCAGCCAGTCTGCCCTCCTGCAGAGAGATCTGTTAGCCAGAGACCCTCAAGCTTTATTTAAGAACTCCGGATGATGGAGAATCTGCCCTCCCCTCTGAGTCAGCTGTTCCTAGGGTTAAGTCCCCTCCCTGTTAACCATTGTCACCATATTTCCAATCTGACTTTGTCTCACTTCCTCCATTGGCAGCCATAGGTGTTAGGCTGGTAAGGCATAGGCATACGGGAAGGCAGAAATGCAATGAGCCTACACTTCCCAAGGCCTGGAAGATAATAGCTTAGCTAAATTAATTAGGGTGTAAGGCCCAAAAGCCTTagagtcagggccagctctagcttttttgccaccccaagcaaaaaacaaaagggTGGCCGGAATGTGCCGACCCAGGATTGGCTGGAACGTGCCACCCCttaaaatgtgccgccccaagcacgtgcttcctctgctggtgcctagagccggccctgtttggtACCTCGGTGCGGTGAGAGTCTGGTGTCTCCTTGGGATACACCACCCATGGTAAccccagggaggccacacctCTGTGCTACACAGCACTACAAATTTGTGTCAACCTAAATTACGTTAGCATACAACCATCACAGTTATTACATTGCTTGTGCGTGTGCACACTGCACTCCTTGAGTCAGTGGTGCGTGgtctcaccaggagtgcttgtatcaATGCAGAGTGCACcatgagtagctatcccactgtgcaactcactgccatTCCAGCCCAGAGTGATTAGAGAAGTTTTTGAAATGCCTCACGAGGCTGAAACGAGTCACACTGCGCAAATCCTGCAGGCTCAGGCACCCCGTGCTCACAATACTCAGGAgagtagtgcagagctgtgcatgcTCCATGCTTCTGCCAGAGATAGCAGACACTGAGAAGGGACGTGCAGGTTTTGGGGGATTTTGAAAAGAGGTGTGAAATATTATGGGATGCAGAACACTGCATTATAGGAAGTTGAACACATGTCCCCAGTCACCCCTGTGCGTCCTCACTATGAGCGCTTGTGTCAATTCAGAGTGCAGTgcatgtctggagtggctcacgactgtGAGTGCCTAACTCAGAGCAGACTGCCAAtatcagggcagacaccccaagctggtggtgtgttctacaattagatttcaccaagccagtaacaactgtgaactcctggatcacaaTATgagccttaccatggagtcacacacagatcttgggagacaggccagtcctcgcttatagacagcctcccaatctgaagcaaatactcaccatacaacataaacactaacccaggaacctatccttgcaacaaagcccgatgccagctctgtccacatatccattcaagtgacaccatcataggacctaatcacatcagacacgccatcaggggctcgtacacctgcacatctaccaacgtgatatatgccatcatgtgccagcaatgcctctctgccatgtacattggccaaaccggacaatctctacgcaaaagaataaatggacacaaatctgacatcaggaatcataacattcaaaaaccagtgggagaacacttcaacctctctaaccactcagtgacagacttgaaggtggcaattttgcaacaaaaaagcttcaaaaacagactccaaagagaaactgctgaagttgaattaatatgcaaattagatacaattaactctggcctaaacagagaccgggaatggttgggtcattacactaattgaatctatttccctatgttaagttctgctcataccttctatgggccatcttaattatcacttcaaaaagttttttttcctcctgctgatgatagctcatctcaattgattagacttttcctgttatgcatacttccaccttttcatgttctctgtatgtataaatatctcctgtctgtgtgttccattctatgcatctgaagaagtgagctgtagctcacgaaagctcatgctaaaataaatgtgttagtctttaaggtgccacaagtactcctgttctttttgcagtccctttagactctccagtctatcctgCCATCGAGACAAACTGggcttagtgataaatggtcactaaCACCAAAAATGacaccacattcaggttgcttccagtcccaagagaccagtcacctaTCCCAGATCACTTGGTACTTTCAATCCTGCATCAAAGtgatgcctgtagccaatcctgtaagaaACTAGCAAAAGGTTTATTAATTAGGGGAAAGGACTAAGAGCGTCATTTACAGGTCAAAGCAAGCGAACATGTACAACCAATGAGTTACCATCTGACTCCTGAGAATGACAGAATTGTCCTCATCTGTCAATTCAAAGCGTCTTTCAGGGCACCccaggaggcagcccctggggatctctggcttcagtttcaagtctctggcccttcagagttcaaacagccacAAAGGTGCCGTTTCTTCTTGtcggggatttttattccctttccccaCAGTTCAAGGTGATGGGAGGAGTCCATGTGCACATCCCTCCTCTGGAGGCGGGGAGAGCAATCAAAAAAGTCTTTTGTCTTCTGATGTTCCACAAGggtttgtctggtgtctatgGGCCTTCTTGTGTTGGCCAGACGATGACAGCTCCTGCggcaaactagtatttcacacctgGTGATGTTTCTCTCCTCTCTTTGAGGGCttccagtttcagagcaaacactgAAACTTACCTTATGAATTGGGATACAGATATTACCAGTAAGATTGATGCAGCAGCAACAAACAAGCATTTCACAGAGTCTAAACACTGAACACATTCTGATAAGATGAATCCTTATTTTGGGCAAAACTAacctggtctggtctccagctctGAGGCCATTTgctcttagctaatgcctgcagcctggacAAGAGCTGGCTCTTGGCTTGTCAGCCTCACACTCGGTGCCTAGGAAATCACTtaggagtcctgcacttaggacggaaaaatcccatgcactgctacaggctggggactgactggctaagcagcagttttgcagaaaaggacctaggggttacagtggatgagaagctggatatgagtcagcagtgtgcccttgttgcttggctagctcccagtcccaaaagaaaggggaagggtcgatgggaaatcaggaccctgagactgacagtccccaggggcaatggggagaggccagtgctctaggtcagcctgattgacaaggCAGGGCAGGCTAATGTGGGTGTCAGGAGGGTCCTTTCCATGTGAGCTGAAATTGCCTggaacagagtggggctgagctaagcagagagcaggagcctgagctgagctggggagcagagctgcaccggccagagccagagagaaccagagaagcagcccagggagcagatccgtgctgggagcagggccacagaAGCAGTCCAAGGAGCAGacttgtgctgggagcagagctgcagcaaccagagccagaggggccagaaaagcagcccagggagctggaggcagagcagcatcagtgctggggctggagctggagcagtgagCACAGTGGGGAGCGAGGGGGAACCTGGGCAGCGGGCACAGtgcagggagatgcccccagccaagaggccttgcaggccagacttggagggggatcataaccctgATGGGGGGACTAACCCTGGGAAGAAggatcctgccacctagagccagagggcatgtggccactgccagagcaagcgTCCGatccacagcatccctgcagcacagccagggattGGGCAGGAGACCTGGGAGGGTGAGgcacagactgtgaactgccctcaCATTCCCTAAATATGTAGCATTCTATTAGTTATATGCTGGTACCTGGCCAAAGGGGGCTTTTTTGCTTGCTTTATTATCCTGTTGTCCCTTTGTTGTGCTGTTAATATGAGTCAATTAATTACAGTTAAGGACCAACTTGTTCTTTGTCTGTACAGGTGCTAgcgcaatgggatcctggtctgtgactgggactATGAGGcagtgctgcaatacaaataatcacaTGCTGATCTACAGAAATACTTTTGTACCATGGCCATCCCCACTGGCTTAAGAGATCAGTCACTGAAAATGGAAGTATGTGAACTTGACATCTGTAGTTAAACTCAGTCCCCTTGTCTCCTGCACTGAGTGTTCTTTCTGCTCAATACACACTCAACGGTAGCATATCCACATAATAGAGTTATGAAGATGGGTCTATGGGAGGGTTTGACTTCCTCTACCATGGGCTGCTATTGCAGGAAGGAAgtttgctgggaagagatggggtccgTCTGACCAAGAAGGAGAAGAACATCTTCATGCGCTGACTCACCAACCTTATGAGAAGAGCTTAAAATTAAGTTCAGAGGGGGCAGGTGAAAAGAGCCACCAGGTAAAAAAAAGTGACTTTAATAGAGGACTAGATATTTGGGGAGAAGTAGATGTGGAAAATTGCAGTAGAATTATAGGAGAAACAAGAGGGAAATCCATGGGGGCATCTGCTTAAAATCTTAGATGTctataggttggatattaggaaaaactttttcactcagagagtggtgaagcactggaatgggttacctaggaaggtggtggaatctccttccttagaggtttttaaggtcaggcttgacaaagccctggctgcaatgatttagttgggaattggtcctgctttgagcagggggttggactagatgacctcctgaggtccctcccaaccctgatagtctatgattctatgaggagtAATAATAATGGGGAATAAATAGTAAGAACTGGGAGTTTTAGTACATAAGTCATAACTGAGCTTAACTGGCATCACAGATACTTCATGGGCTAAATCTCATGAcaggaatattggtatagaggacTATAGCTTGGTCAGGAaggacaaacaggaaaaaaagagaggaagtATTGCATTGTagacttgttctgaggtccagaaggaggtgagaagcagaccagttgaaagtctctgagtaAAGATAAAAGAGGGAAAAACAGCAGTGATGTCCtggtaggggtctattacagaccaccaaatcaggaaggggagggagatgaggcatttctagaacaaataacagaaatatccaaaacacaaatcCTGATCATAATGGGGGACTTTccctacccagacatctgttgaaaaaggaatatggcaaaacacaaaattatcCAGTAATTTCCTGGAATGTACTGGCGACAATGCTTCCTTTCAGAAAATGGAGGTAGTAATCCGAGGGAcaaccattttagacttgattctgaccaacagggaggagctGGTTGTGAATGTGAGGGTGAAAGgtgatttgggtgaaagtgatcatgaatgatagatttcatgattctaaggaaacaAAGGAGTGAGAATGATAGAAGAAGGACTAGAAAAAGCAGACTTTCACAtactcagagaattggtaggtaGCCACCCAtaaggaaaatatttgtaatacagttCAATAAGGTTTCATCAGGCTTTTTGATCAaccaaattaaaaagcaaaggaaaccaaccaaccacactCAAGGGTCACTGTGCATTCTTCAAGGcagtttcttctctttctttgtttggtgcttttattttatataaattcaACCAGGAGCAGATTTTCAGGTAAAACCAGTACTGGAAAGTGTGGTAAACTGAGAGATGGACCAaaccaaaattcaaaatgatcttgagagAATGAGAATTCTACACTGGAGCAAATGTAGCCACCTATTGAACTGCTTACATGTATGGGCCCAGATATTGAaatgtatttaggttcctaaaagctactgatttcagtgtgagttaggagcctaaatacctttgaggatcttgtcCATGTAATTACAGCACATACCAGCAGCAGATTGTGTGGTATGCTACAGTCACATCGATGTCATAATAGTGCTTGCAAAATCTGAACTGGCTATCCTGGCCAtgacagactgagaggccagctGCCTATCAGGAGCTCTTTGGAGAAAGGACTGGAGGAAGTGGTGAGAAAAGACTAAAACATGAATAATCTTGTGAGTGAACAGGAGGTAACTGAGAGAGGTAAGGGTCAGCATTGTATTTTCTAGATCCAGtctatattcacacacacattcagaaagCCTAGGCATACAGATAGATTAGTTGTAATGTTCTCCATTTGTATGACCAgaacctcagctgctgtaaatcagtgttgcTCTGTTGTCTTCCttgtagctgtgttgatttacaccagttgaggacttGGCCTACAGTCTCTGGACCTGGAAACTTTCCTGAGAATCTCAGTTTCTATTGAATGTTATGGGGGAGGTCTGACTAAGCAAAACtcttaaagcatgtgcttaactttaggtcTCTTTGTTggcttagagttaagcatgtgattaggATGCTGAATCAGGGTGTAGGTGCcttaatatggatttaggtgcttaagtttaggcacccagttttgaaaatttgggccataAATTATTATTCTGTATGCTATCAAACCTCATCAATTGATAGTAAAGAGGGAAAGGAAGATTATTTTACATGGGGATCTACTTGAAAGGAACAAATTTTCTTCATTATGATTTCCTCCCAAACACACTGGGTCCTTCAGCACACAAACCTGGTCATcaggaggaaggaagagaattTACATGATTCCCAGGTCGTCTTCTCCTCACAGTGTTTGGGCACCTGCAGAATCTTTACTGGATAGTGAATTAAAGAGGCCAGCACCAATTCTACTATCAGTGGTAACCAGCCAAATCCTTTTATTAAATTTCAGGTGTTTATAATGAGGTTGTTTCCC is part of the Mauremys mutica isolate MM-2020 ecotype Southern chromosome 8, ASM2049712v1, whole genome shotgun sequence genome and encodes:
- the LOC123375972 gene encoding cytochrome P450 4F22-like isoform X1, with the protein product MLPFTDWVLELLSMEWTHLHAYTISALLLALLALLFRTLLQLGNSWHHYYVNCQCLRCFPEPPRRNWLLGHLGMFISDEEGLSLVSQTVATFSQACVTWMGPFLPVLALVHPDYLKPITTASAAIAPKDYMFYGFLKPWLGDGLLLSNGAKWVRHRRMLTPAFHFDILKPYVKIFNQSTAIMHAKWRRLVASGSTSLDMFEQVSLVTLDSLQKCVFSYNSNCQETPSDYIAAILELSSLVVRRQHCLLLYWDFLYHLTPDGWRFRRACDTVHRFTADVVQRRHQALNCLGREAWLKSKQGKTVDFIDILLLAKDEDGQDLSEEDIAAEADTFMFEGHDTTASGLSWVLYNLACHPEYQERCREEIKDLMRDKESEEIEWEDLSQMPFCTMCIKESLRLHPPVTAVSRRCTGDIKLPDGRVLPKGNVCLISIYGTHHNPAVWPEPQVYNPHRFDPENSKNKPPLAFIPFSAGPR
- the LOC123375972 gene encoding cytochrome P450 4F22-like isoform X3; this translates as MDAAVHGLGAGAAEHGVDPSPCLHHLRPAPCPAGPALPHPPAARELLAPLLRELPVSALLPRAPASQLAAGTLGDAAIAPKDYMFYGFLKPWLGDGLLLSNGAKWVRHRRMLTPAFHFDILKPYVKIFNQSTAIMHAKWRRLVASGSTSLDMFEQVSLVTLDSLQKCVFSYNSNCQETPSDYIAAILELSSLVVRRQHCLLLYWDFLYHLTPDGWRFRRACDTVHRFTADVVQRRHQALNCLGREAWLKSKQGKTVDFIDILLLAKDEDGQDLSEEDIAAEADTFMFEGHDTTASGLSWVLYNLACHPEYQERCREEIKDLMRDKESEEIEWEDLSQMPFCTMCIKESLRLHPPVTAVSRRCTGDIKLPDGRVLPKGNVCLISIYGTHHNPAVWPEPQVYNPHRFDPENSKNKPPLAFIPFSAGPR
- the LOC123375972 gene encoding cytochrome P450 4F22-like isoform X4 gives rise to the protein MDAAVHGLGAGAAEHGVDPSPCLHHLRPAPCPAGPALPHPPAARELLAPLLRELPVSALLPRAPASQLAAGTLGDGDGLLLSNGAKWVRHRRMLTPAFHFDILKPYVKIFNQSTAIMHAKWRRLVASGSTSLDMFEQVSLVTLDSLQKCVFSYNSNCQETPSDYIAAILELSSLVVRRQHCLLLYWDFLYHLTPDGWRFRRACDTVHRFTADVVQRRHQALNCLGREAWLKSKQGKTVDFIDILLLAKDEDGQDLSEEDIAAEADTFMFEGHDTTASGLSWVLYNLACHPEYQERCREEIKDLMRDKESEEIEWEDLSQMPFCTMCIKESLRLHPPVTAVSRRCTGDIKLPDGRVLPKGNVCLISIYGTHHNPAVWPEPQVYNPHRFDPENSKNKPPLAFIPFSAGPR
- the LOC123375972 gene encoding cytochrome P450 4F22-like isoform X2, which produces MLPFTDWVLELLSMEWTHLHAYTISALLLALLALLFRTLLQLGNSWHHYYVNCQCLRCFPEPPRRNWLLGHLGMFISDEEGLSLVSQTVATFSQACVTWMGPFLPVLALVHPDYLKPITTASGDGLLLSNGAKWVRHRRMLTPAFHFDILKPYVKIFNQSTAIMHAKWRRLVASGSTSLDMFEQVSLVTLDSLQKCVFSYNSNCQETPSDYIAAILELSSLVVRRQHCLLLYWDFLYHLTPDGWRFRRACDTVHRFTADVVQRRHQALNCLGREAWLKSKQGKTVDFIDILLLAKDEDGQDLSEEDIAAEADTFMFEGHDTTASGLSWVLYNLACHPEYQERCREEIKDLMRDKESEEIEWEDLSQMPFCTMCIKESLRLHPPVTAVSRRCTGDIKLPDGRVLPKGNVCLISIYGTHHNPAVWPEPQVYNPHRFDPENSKNKPPLAFIPFSAGPR